The window TTCAGGCATCGCTGAAAGGTGATGAGTTTAAAGACTTTACTGTATTAGCCGTAGCTGAAGTACAGAGCCAGGAAGGTGCACAGTCTGCTACCAAATACTACCAGGCAGCACTGGCACAGGGTGATGCTACCCAGCCAAGCCTGATCGTGCTTTTCAACGAGGAGGGTAAAGCAGTAGCACAGAAAGATACCTCTGCCGATCAGCAGGAGTAGTAATTTATAGTGAATACCTGTAGCACACGAACATGGCGCCTTTGAGCGATACGTTCTGATGTTTCAGGTAAAGTACTCTGGTTTAATTTTTGCGACCATAAAAGCGAAGCCTTTCAACAGGGCTTCGCTTTTTTGTAACATATAAGCCTGTAGGCCTTTTCATGATAAACATTTTTTACCTCCTCTCCAGCAAAACCACATTTTCTATATGGTGCGTATGCGGGAACATATCTACAGGCTGGATGGCTTTAACCTCATATTTTTCCGATAGCCACTGCAGGTCGCGGGCCTGGGTAGAGGGGTTGCAGCTTACGTACACAATGCGTTGCGGGGCAACCGCCAGGAGCGTTTTTACTACATCTTCGTGCATACCTGCCCGGGGCGGATCGGTAATGACTACATCGGGCTGGCCATGCTGCTGAATGAAGTCCTCTGTGAGCAGATCGCGCATATCGCCGGCAAAAAAGCTGGTGTTGCCAATGCCGTTTATTTCCGAATTGATTTTGGCATCTTCGATGGCCTCGGGTACCGATTCAACACCCACTACTTTTTGTGCCTGCCTGGCTACAAAGTTGGCTATGGTGCCGGTGCCGGTGTAGAGGTCGTATACCACCTCCGAGCCTGTTAGGGCAGCGTAATCGCGTGCTACCTTATAAAGGGTATAAGCCTGGTCGGAATTGGTCTGGTAGAACGATTTTGGGCCAATCCTGAAGCGCAGGCCTTCCATTTCCTCTTCGATCCAGGGGCGGCCCTTGAAAAGCACCACCTCCTGGTCGTAGTAGGTCTCGTTAAATTTCTGGTTGATGATGTACTGCAGGGAAGTGATTTCCGGAAACTCCCCGTTCAGGAATTCCATTACCTTTTGCACCTCCTCCATGTAGGGGCGGGCAAACTGCACGATCACCATAGTTTCGCCGGTGCTGCTGGTGCGGATAATCAGGTTGCGGATAAAGCCTTCGTTCTCCACCAGGTCGTAAAAGGGCAGGTCTTCTGCATGGGCAAACTTGCGCAGGGCGTTGCGGATGGCATTGCTGGGGTCGGGCTGCAGGTGGCAGTACTCAATATCCAGCACCCTGTCAAAACGGCCCGACATATGAAAACCCAGGGCATCTTTGCGTATTGGCAGGCCGCTTTTCAGCTCTTCCCCGGTAAGCCATTTACGGTTGCTGAAGGTATACTCCAGCTTGTTGCGGTACATGCTGATCTTTTCGGAGCCAATGGTAGGCCTCACCTCGGGCAGGCTTATTTTTCCGATCCGCTGCAGATTATCCACCACCTGCTGTCGCTTAAACTGCAGCTGGCTCTCGTAGGTAAGGTGCTGCCATTTACAGCCCCCACAGTAATCAAAGTGCTGGCAGAAGGGCTGTTGCCGCAGTTTAGAATAGCTGTGAAACTGCACCGGTATGCCTTCGGCATAGCTCTTTTTATCGCGTATGATGCGGATATCCACTACATCGCCGGGAGCTACGTTCGGCACAAATATTACCTGCCCTTCGTAACGGGCCACACATTTTCCTTCGGCTGCTACAGTAGCTATCTCCAGCTTCTCCAGTACCTGATTTTTCTTTAGTCTTGCCATGAGCGACTGCAAATTTACAATTTTTTCACGCCAGCCTCAGGTCTAATACTAAAATTCTGCATATATTACACATATGGGAAAAAAAGGGATTTTTTGGTACATTCTCGCCCTGCTTTTACTAGTGTCAGCAAGTCCGGTCTTTGCTACACATATTGTGGGCGGTGAATTTGAGTTGCAGTACCTTCAGCGGGAACGATACAGGTTACGGCTCATACTCTATAATGATGATGTAAATGGTAATCCTGGCGCCATTGATGCCAGTGCACAGGTCTTTATCTGGAGCAAGCGCAATCATCAGCTGATGCAGATTGTAACGCTGCCATACCAGAGCAGGGTGGATGTGCCCTACACCAACCCCGATTGCGCCATTGCCCGGCTGAAGACTAGTAAGGTAGTATATTCATCAGATATCACACTTCGGGAAGATTTTTATGACGAGGCCGAAGGATATTACGTAACCTACGAACGCTGCTGCAGAAACAACATCATCAATAACATAGTACGGCCCGATGCTGCCGGACAAACCTTTTACCTGGAGTTTCCTCCGGTCATAAACCATGAGGGAGAGCCTTTCGTAAACTCATCTCCCGTTCTTTTTCCGCCCTTAAGCGACTTTGCCCGTTTAGGCTATCCATTTTTCTTTGATTTCAGAGGTACTGATCCCGATGGCGATTCCCTGGTGTACAAACTGGCTGCCCCTATTGCCGGCTTCAGCAGTCCGGATTACCCCGTTCCTCCCTCCCCTAATTCAGCGCCCTATCCCGATGTAAGCTGGGCGTCTGGCTATTCAGTTGTTAACATGGTGCCCGGAGATCCGGCTTTAAGGATTAACAGAAATGGATTTTTACAGGTAAAACCAAGCAGGGAAGGCCTGTATGTTTTTTCAGTGCTGGCAGAGGAGTTCAGAGCCGGTGTTAAGATCGGAGAGGTGCGCCGTGATTTCCAGATGCTGGTTTATAATGTGGCAGGAGAGGATTTTGCGCCAAACCTGACCGCTGAAATGCCAAACGGTAATGTTTTCAGAGAATCTATCAGTGTATCAGATGCTGATTTTCCAGCCGGCAGCCAGGAACGGTGCCTTAGACTGAAGGTTACGGACGAGGATATTCAGGCGGAAGATGGTTTTATGGAACGCCTTCAGTTCCGGGTTGTTCCTGATAACTTTTCCGGAACCAGCGGCATTTCCCTCTCGGTGCAGCAGGGTACTGTAACGGCCGATGCACCAGAACTTTACCTGAATGTATGTCTGCCGGAGTGTCCGCCGGTCTTCAACAAGCCATACCGTTTTAGTGTGGTTGCCTACGATGATGTTTGCTCTGTGCCCATGACAGATACCCTGAAGGTAGAGGTGAATTTTGCCTCGCCGCCAAACGAACCGGCCCATTTTGTGAGCCTGGCCAATAATGGGGTTTCCCTGCGGCAGGGCAATCATACCATGCCCGTTGTACAGGAGGGCAGTGTCTATAATTTTGTGCTGGAAGGCTTTGATGAGGATGGCGATAACCTGGATTTTAGCTGGACTGCTGATGGATTCAATGCACAGCAATGGGGTTTCAGCATTAATAAAATTGATGATGTTGTTGCACCCGACGGGCGGCGAAAGGTACGCTATGGTGTGCAATGGGATGCAACCTGTAGCGCTCAGCGCGATTTTGGCACCAGAGATAAATTCAAATTCCTGTTTTCGCTGGATGATAAACCGGAATGTGACCAGCACAGGCAGGCTACCTACCAGGTTGATTTTGGTGTGATTATCCCGGGTAACAATGCGCCTGATGTGCGGGCATCCTTAAACAGCTATCAGCCGGCAGAGCAGCTTACAAGGGATGTTCAGTTTGGAGAAACAACTAGTTTTACCATAAGGGCTGTAGATCCGGATACAGACCAACTCACTCTTAGAGCTGTTGGCGCAGACTTTAACCTGGAGGATTGGGGCATGGCATTTACAGACGGTAGCGGTGCCGGAACCGTGTCTGGCGATTTTAGCTGGGATCCTGGATGTGGCGTGGTTTTTCCGGATGGTAAAAACCTGTTCAGGCTCTATTTTATCAGCCAGGATGCCGGTGCATGCAAAACAGCTATGGCAGATACCATTGCTGTTGACCTGCGCCTGAATTTTCCTGTCAACGATGCCCCTCTTTTAACTGCTGAAGCAGCCACTGGCGGACCTGCCGAGCTGTTGGAAGTGGCGGTGGGTGAGACAGTAAGTGTAATGCTGCGTGGTGTGGATGCTAACACTGCAGATGGCCTGCTGCTAACGCTACAGAACGTACAGGGCCAAAGCAGTGCTTTGCGCTACACCTGGCAGGATGTTACCGGCACCGGCGAAGTAAGCTCCATGCTTACCTTTACCGCTGAATGCGAGCTTTTACAGGGTACCGGAGAGGCTATGGTTACCTTCTCGTTTATGCTGGAAGATAACCCCTGTCATGATAAAAAGCTGGATGATGTCAGCCTGCAGGTCCTGATAAAAGACAGGGCACAGGATTTTGAGCCGATAAGGTTTGTAAATGTATTTACCCCTAATGGCGATCGGTGTAATCCATATTTTGAAATAAAAGACCTGCCGGAAGACAACTGCTACAACCGCTTTGAATATGTGCGTGTTTACAATCGCTGGGGAAAGCTGGTGTTTGAAAG of the Flammeovirgaceae bacterium 311 genome contains:
- a CDS encoding TrmA family RNA methyltransferase (COG2265 SAM-dependent methyltransferases related to tRNA (uracil-5-)-methyltransferase), with protein sequence MARLKKNQVLEKLEIATVAAEGKCVARYEGQVIFVPNVAPGDVVDIRIIRDKKSYAEGIPVQFHSYSKLRQQPFCQHFDYCGGCKWQHLTYESQLQFKRQQVVDNLQRIGKISLPEVRPTIGSEKISMYRNKLEYTFSNRKWLTGEELKSGLPIRKDALGFHMSGRFDRVLDIEYCHLQPDPSNAIRNALRKFAHAEDLPFYDLVENEGFIRNLIIRTSSTGETMVIVQFARPYMEEVQKVMEFLNGEFPEITSLQYIINQKFNETYYDQEVVLFKGRPWIEEEMEGLRFRIGPKSFYQTNSDQAYTLYKVARDYAALTGSEVVYDLYTGTGTIANFVARQAQKVVGVESVPEAIEDAKINSEINGIGNTSFFAGDMRDLLTEDFIQQHGQPDVVITDPPRAGMHEDVVKTLLAVAPQRIVYVSCNPSTQARDLQWLSEKYEVKAIQPVDMFPHTHHIENVVLLERR